TAGACGTCTTCACCGATGGATCTGGAACGGAAAACATGATCTGACGCCTCGAAAGGATGCCTGAACCTTGATCCCGCGTTACCCTTCGACGACAACAGCCGGATGACACCGTTTTTACAGCGCTCGACGaatttgaatacttttttaCTACCCATAACAATTAATGGAAGGCTGTCTTCGTAGCCTTCTACAGACTGGACACAAATCTAGCGCTCATTTTTCTCCATCATCCTCTGATTCATCGAAAACCAAACGAAACCGATTAATGGGAacttttaacgcgttaagcaccatgtgtcaccgatgaccgacgctttCGAATTACTCGAGAATAATCATGCAAGATAATGTCCGATGGAAAGGTTAATACCTAAGTTGAtgatagtgtaatgcaaggaaTGTAATgtagaaaactaaagtctctcGAAGATTACTTTCTTAAACGTCCTACgatcaataaaaaatcaagaGAAACGATCGCTAGATTCGTGTTTAATGCGACAAATCATAAGAGACGTTTGttaaatgttaacccttagcactccaggttgtttttatagtattctttgatcttttattctccttcttagcagaaaatttggaaaatcgaataattttaggctggtttctttaagatcgattaaaatatttaatattataactggtgcaatatcggagcctacagagttcaaagggttaaaaatgaaaagggAACGCGGAAGCTCGTCGAGCGACGTCGCCAGCGGTTTCCTCGTCGAAGTCGAGACCGATTTTCCAAGGGAAACGCGGATCCTCCGGGGAAATTGGACGATTTCAGGACCTTGACCACGAGTCAAGGAGAGGATCTAAAATTTGACGGCCGCTCAGAAGCGGAAGAGGCTCCGTTGGTCACCTGCGCGCGTCAGGGAACGGGGAACGCTTTTGTTTTGAAGCGGGGCTTGGCAGTTCTCGCTGGCCGATCGCGATAAAAAAATTGGCAGCTTGGCAGGTGCGTAATAGAACCTTTAAGCGCGGCGGACctaccgcgcgccgcgccgccggctGGACTGCTGCCAAAGTTACGCAAACGCGTTGCCAACCGCAGCGAATATTCAAGTATGATCCGGCTTTGCCAAAACGCGCGAAGAATGGAATCCCGGTGGACGGAAAGGCTCGACAGAATTATTCGGAATGCCCGATGGATCCGCCGTCACGGGGAATAAATATGCGCGCGTATACAGGGTGCTTCGATCGTAACGATCAATTTTTTAACTCTGCGCTCGACAGGTGAATCTTAGATAACGCTCGATTCGATGCAGTTAGAAGGTTCTGTACgcaatattaagcttcgtacaaagcaccaatacgtgaaatagattagtttcaaagaatgtctatCTTAGATGAAACTTCTATATTAAATCGTTAAGAAACGTGATAAGCAGCCTAATTGTAAGTACTATATACGAATAAAGCTACCATTTCATGATCAAATCGTGAATGTTTATTTCAGAAACAAGTTAAGAAGTTCGAGGAAGTTCGATCTTAGCTTCTAGGTGTCTACATAGCGTAACAATGGCTCCGCCAGACTCAATCAATAACAGAGTCCCCCATTTTCGATCGAACGCCTCACTGGTGTCCCAGAACCCGAGTCCTCCGTCAGAACCTGGCAAAAGTAAGTTCGACGTCAAGGACAAAGCGTATCAATGGCGACTGGCAACTCTGTAGACAAGCTTACACAAGCACGATGCCGGAGAGATAAGGTGCGTCAGAAGTAAGAAGGTAGATCAAGATTCGTCAATGTGTTTTTTCCAGGAGGAAACTAggatatttgtatttttgtttcaaGAATCAACTTGTGTCTGTTGCGAGCATTCCGACGCACCCTGTTTCAGATGAAAATGCTCACTCCGCCGACTCCTCCgtcccttcctcctcctcttcgtccTGATCCTCATCCTCGAGCTCGTCCTCCCCGTAATCCTCCCCCGGTTCCTCCCGGAGCTCCGTCAGCGCGACGAACGGCACGTCCTCGGCTCCCTCGGGGAAATATTCGTCGATCATCGCCTGCGCCTCCTCGTCGACCTCGGTGACGAAGTACGGCTCGATGCTGGCGAACGAGAGGAACACGTCGTCGTTGATCCTCCGGACGATCAGCACGAACACCTCCGCGCCGGTTCTGCGTCTAACCTTTTGCCAATAGCGTCCGCGTCTAACCTTCTGCCAACAACTCGCACGCAACAGCGCGGATCCTTTCGACGCCCCGATCGCCTCGATCGACCAGTCGCCCGCGATCGACATAGCAGTCGGCCGGGCTCTTAAAACGCGAATCTTTATGGCGATGGAGTCGGGATTTCATTCGAGTCCATTAAACGCGGGCAGGTTAAGAGCGTAATTATTAGGATTCCTGAATCCTCCGCTCCTGTTTCATTAAATGAATTGCCCTCGGTTTTATGGGAGTTTGATGGACGGTGATTCAACGGTTGACGTGTCAACGCGCCGTGAATCGATAGTGCACCTGTCGGGTTCGTGTTCCCCGGAGGGAAAAGTTTGAATAATCGACGGCTTTTCGTGTCAAGGATTTTTTCAATGTTCTTCGTTGTGCGTTCGTGTTCGGGTTAATTgcggattttaaccctttgcggacggatgtcggcatttcggtgagatgaaatggtTTGGAAGACTaggtcgtggaaaaatgatctaattagtcaagcaattgatgtataatttagcttcatatgtcgaaggttttgtatgtttcgaagagtcttcgtccgcaaagggttaagaatgatGGATACTGATGAATCGGAGTGTTTGGTATATACATCGCCATATAAACGAGTTActcacgaataaaataaaacaaagtaaacgaTCCTTAATGCAGAGGACAGGTATGATAAGAGAACCTTTTGCTGATAGTCCTCGCAGCTCGAAGCGATCCGCCTGGCGAAGGGTGGCTTATCGAACTCGAACGCCCCGAAATATTCAACAGCGTCGGGGAAAAGGGCGCAAGCGTCCTGCACGGCCGCGAATTTCGAGGCGCTGAATTTGAAAGCGCAGTAAGGATCTGGAGGCGTCGGTTCTTCGTAGGGATGCATCTTCTCCATGTAGTTGCCGAAGAGGGTCGTGAAAACGTGCACTTTGCTTCTGGCCTGTCGACGACGGTCCCGACAGAATTTTGTTCTGAACGTATCTTATCAGACGTTATAATCAGAACTAAATAGAGAAATGCATACAAACTATTTCCACGAACAAAAAAGGACAACAAAAGATCTCGAGCTCGTTAATTTCTAGAATTCTCCAGGATCGATCGGTTTCTCTTATAGAGATTTCCCAGATTTCGATGATCTTTGGATAATATTTCCAACGGAAGATACCTGGGGAGGTATCCAGACGGCAGGATGCGTCCGCCGAAAGTCCTCCTGGTCCTCGGGATCAGGCTCGTGGACGTACACGTGTCGCTTCATGTATGATTCAGTAGCGTTGAGATTAAGGGCGGATTCGTGTAGCAGGGGTTTACTGCTGTTCAGCAAATCGGACAGATAATTCTCCACGTCGTTGATCTCCCGCGTGGGACATCTCGTCGCTCCTTTGGGACACTCGTACGGATAGGGCACCGGCCAATCGGGGTGAGGTCGTCTGCCCTTTAACCTCAACGCCAGGGTCTTGCCGTCGGTTAATCCTGAGATCGAGTGTTCTTTACTTTATCGATCTCGTTGAAGTTTCATCGCGTACGAAATGATCGTAGTGTAACAGAAACTTAAAGATTTTGCCTATGGACAATTAACGAGACACTACCGTACTCTATCAGAAACTTTCCATAGATTAGAAACTTTTCCTATAGATCTCGTTGAAGTTTCATCGCGTACGAAATGATCGTAGTGTAACAGAAACTTAAAGATTTTGCCTGTGGACAACTAACTCTACTCAAGATTCTCTTCGAATACACTGTCTATCGTTGTATTACAATTAACGAGGCACCACCGCactttaaaagaatattctccAAAGACTGCAATTGAAATATCCTCTCTGATACTTCTGTCCAATCTCCCGACTCATCCTTTCGACTGTATCCCTCATCGTTGTCCAATTAACGAAGCACTACCGTCCTTCGGAAAATTCGCGCGGAGTCACGGCGTTCCGCTCGCGATCGGGGGAACGTTAATCGAGGAGCGTTAAACGACAATCGACCGCGAGGTTCGGTAAGGGTTAAAAGAGAAAGCGGTAAGGGATTCCAGAACACACCTGCGACCAGCTCTTTCGTAATCTCGACGCCGCTCTCGACCAGCATGCTCTCGATGGCCTCCTCGGTGAGATGCAGCCGTTGCTCCTCTTGTATGTCGAAGTTCTGCTTGAAGAGGCTCGTGGTCAGGTCCGTGTACGGCGGGCTGCCGTATTTGTCCCTGTAGCGGCCCTCCTCGTCCCTGAAGATCCAGGGATAGAAGAGCAGCGCGGTCTCCTCGCTCAGCTCGAACATCATCTGTGCCAGGAACGCCTCGTACTTTTCTCTCCTCTCTGCCTCCTCTTTGGCATGCCGGCGGGCCTccttcgattttcttgtttcaggATTTTGCAATCAGTCGCGCTACCAACGATCCTTTGTGTTCGATCGGAGGTACCGGTCTATTTCGATCCGTATTGCGGTTTCGAATGTTGTCGCGTCTTTTTTTACTGAGCGAAAGCTATCGAAACTATCCTTCGGATCTTTTAATGAATTTCTAATGGAATGAATTGGCGTGAATATTGTTTTCAATGATTGCTCGGATATCGTGTTCCTTGGAGAGTCAAGATTCATCTGTTACGATGATTTCTACCCATTAAGTCCCCTGGAATTTTTCGTCGTCCCGACAGCAAAACGTTGTCCCGTTTTCCACGAAAGACGACGTTTATTGTCGCATTTATTTGTCCCCGAACGCATCGGCTCGGTCCGCGCGAGACGCGCGCGTAAGTAACGGCcgtctataaataatttcttccgAGCGTCCGGCTAAGTTTATTCTATCCGTGTCTATTTCGAGTGCAAACACGTGAGTCCCGTCACCGAAGTTCGCAAAACGGTTTACACCGGGGCTCACGTGTTGCGTGTACGTGCCGCCGCCGCGTCCGAAGACACGTTCACTCGCGAACACCCGCGACTAATTAGCCGACTCGTCCAGCGGACAAGTTCGCGGTAATCTGTCGTTGTTTTGATCCCCTCGCGATTTTATCTCGCACGTTTCGAGTCACGTAGCCTCGTCTAATCGAGCGTGTGCCGGGATAAATGGaactaaattgtttaaaacgCAGTAGCCGGGGACGTCTTGCAGCTTCTCGCGGTGAAACGATGCGAAATAAATCTCACGCTTGGCTGAAATCTTAGCAACAGTGACATCGACAGTCGCCGCTACTGTGATAGTTCAGAAAATATTCACTGTATTCTCTTGTAATATATtccaaaattaaccctttgcactcggatgttttttactagaaatatttaccatttctttacgaagacgatgttctttgagactagttttgaagagaaatcaccggtacattgaggaacaaagctgttttattccaatgtttcacgtatcgaggcattatacaaagtttaacattaaatatcgcattctatagttttactgtgtcaaagtggtgactgagagtcacctctcaagtgcaaagggttaatatgttctTTCACTCAAAGATTTCTGAATATTCCCACTTCTAGATTCCCACTTGCCATTTCTCAAATGTACAGTAATGAACTGACAAATTCTCAACATGGTATATTTAACAATCTCTTATCAAAAAACCCCGAAGAAGAATCTTCATTTTTAACCATCACAGTAGGGAGGTTCAAGAGTCGAAAATCTGCACGGCCAACTAAATTCTTCCAATTTCAGATGATTGGCCATTGAAAGTACCTAATAGCCTCCTCCTGTTGCCACCAAACTTCCTCCACCGGCGTCCTGATCTTCACGTCTAATCGCATTTCCGGTTCCTCGTCCGCCTGCACCCTCTTTATCTCCTGAACGAGCAGTTTCCTTAGTTTAGGGCAATTCGCCCCGAACATCAGATTCACCATTTTCCCATCCTGAAGGAACATCCACACGGGCTCGCTCCTGCCCCGGAATCTCTCGAGATCATCGATGTTGTCGTTCTTGACTATCGCGTAATTGATCGAGTCTCCGCCGACCTCCATTTTGATTTTCCTCAGCGTGCTCACCATTGCTACGCAAGGGCCGCACCATTCCGAGTATACGTCCGCCAGGATCAGACCTTATTTTTGTCgtgtattaacaatttattaagagCGAGCTGATCGTAGGTCATTATTATTAGAGTTACGTTTACACTGATCACACCTTTGCGATTTAATAGTTGGCTCCATTCTTCCTCTGTCTCGACTTCGACTTGGAGAGCTGTTTGCTCTTTTCTGCCTGGTCTGGCCAGTTTAGAGGtcctttattatattaattggtgaagattttaaccTTTTCGAAGTCTCTGATATGAATTCAGCATACTTTGAACGATTTATCACTTGGGAATAATTTCAGACAATTCAGGTAATTCAGATTGAGAATAGCATGCgattattatagatttattatagattattatagattattatagattatagGTTATTATAGATATAGAtctattatagattattatagattatagattattatagatATAGATCTATTATaggttattataaattatagattattatagatatagatctattatagattattatagattattatagagAGATATCTTTTAGGTTCTTGTtagaatacatttataaatatgtatttatataaatttgtgttCTGGTTACAGCACCGatcaatttaaaactatttcgTAGATCACTCAGTAGACATACGAAATCATAGGATCGAATCGCAGgattgaattacattaatcATAGAAGTTATCAAGGTCTACTTAATCTATCGTTAACGACAGAAAACAAACAATCGTTCGATACCAGGAAGCGAAGGCGTGAATAGGGTCATTTGCTTAGCCGCTAAGTAATCAAAATTCTCAGGAATTCGCGTACCCAACGGGAACGACGGTCGGGTTCACACGAGTTCACTCGTCGATCGCTGATCGGAATGAAATCGGAGATCACGGAGCCGGTGTTACGCCATCGAAGACACGGACACCGCGCGGCCGCTTCCTGTTTTCGAAACCGAGCGTAAACAAATAGCGAATCACGTCGAGCTGCGTTTAGCGGAATTTAGAGCCGGACAGTTTAGGCTCTCGGGTGAAATGTGGAGCACCGTTGGAAGCGAAACGTAAAATTCCTGACGTTGATCGGCCCGCTTGAGACCGCGTTTCACAATTCACGGTGCCAGTGACCTTCTACGAGCCAATACTCTCGCGTTGGTATATGTCTTCTTCGCTTGAACTAATCTTTATAGTAGAGTGAACTAATgtttataatagaattaattcTATATGCTCAAGCTGTTTCAAATTgcccctttaaccctttgcggtccgaagtactcttggtttctcactttgaggttcacgtcgacgttagttcattcaattacagcttaacatgacggtctattatttattcaagaatatttgggagtcattgaaatgttacctttaagtTGTACAAtcgtgatactacaaataaatatagaaaaaatttaaACTTCAGTGATTCAAATTTCAGTAATTCACATTTCAACGACTGAAATTTCAGTGActgaaacttcaataattcaaacTTTAACTTAAccctcgagaatatttttctcaacaaatattcattactttccgatgaaatgtcaatgatattttctgcaattaacgtaaagaaatacctcgcataaattaagtgacagaactattttatcccgatgttccatgtgttcgtacattatataaaatttaatattgaattctcaatttcacaatattcttgggtcaaatcaaatggcgactgaaagacgcctctcgagtgcaaagggcagTTTCCTCAAAAAGCAATTTCTCCCATAATCCGAAGAATCTCAAACAATCGGTTCAACCCTCGCGAAAGGTGAACACCGGCGGAATTCAGGGCACAAATGGTCAAAACGAATCGCAAGTCCAGGTTCGAGAAGCAGCGTTCGGTCCGAGTGTGAGAACGAAAACCGCGAGCGACGGACGGACGTGTCGCTGGTCGGCCGACGATCTCTCTCGAGTAGACTAATTATCGCGGCTAGACGCGAATTAGGGCCGTAAGGCTAAACGGAGGAGGTCCGTCGTTGCGACGACAAGCGGGGCTCGTCGGCGGCGTTATCGTCGGCCCCGATCTCTCTTTGCGAGCGTCTCCCCTTACGTCCGCAGGATGCGAGAAACGGCCCGCGGGGAACACCGGCAGATATATCTCGCGCCATTAAGCACGGCCACCGTCGTTTGCATCCGTCGTCGTCGCTGGAAATATCGCCGCGAGGGATGCGTGCGCTGCGCACCGGCGCCGGGACCCGACGCGAGGGACCCGGCCGGGCCGACGACGGAGCTTGTCGCGATTAATCGCCGCTGCTCGCTTAGATGGAATCGATCGGTACGCGCGCGTGCTTCCTTTGAGGATTAAGCTGGCCGTTACACGAACGAGCTGTTCACTTGTCAAAGTGATTGAATTCGTAGAAAAGGAGAACTCCGAGCTAGGTATCCGCCTAGATAAGTAAAGCGCGCCGCGTTGTAAGCGTTTTGACAGTGGAACTCGAGGAGACTTCAAACGCAACGTTCGCCATTTCGAATGCATGAACTTTGATAagaataatggaataaaattCGGGTGTACCTGTTGTGCGATTGATCGATTAATAGTGATATTCAttagatatttaacccttagcagtcctttgtcgagtcagactcgacatattttattgcaacctctacctgttttaacaattttttctatatttatttgtagtatcacaattgtatcatttaacactaggtttacgggcatttatcgtacacttcattctattgttcctaaaagaattgatgctcgtttatttagattgtggaaactggagatttgatagtaggtaattggggtacatgtcatcaatcaaaatcggcgtttacaaaataatatttctaaaatccaaataTTCccaatattcttgaataaataaataaggcGTCATATTAAACTGTAACCgaatgaacgtcgacgtgaacctcaaagtgagaaaccaagagcacttcggaccgcaaggggttaaggattcGCGGATAGTGGAATTCATCGATTTCAAATTCAGTATCATACGTTCTCTCTATTCCTTTTATATTCCTCGAAGACGATTCGAATAAGAATTTCACGTCGATGTTCGTTCTACATATCCAGCGATCGAAAACGCGACAAAAAGCCGCGGTGCGCCAGTTTCCGCGAGGTTCGATTCCGCCGGGCAAAAAACCGCGGAATGCGGCGCGCGGGATTGAGAGAGCGGTATCAGAAGCAGGAATCTCGACGGGCCATTTTACGGCGGAATCCGTTTTTTCCGGCGGCACGTCGggacgagcgaaacgaaaacggcCGCGTCGCGACGGGCGTAATTATCTCATCGCGAAAAGACGCGGCCACGCGGCGCGGCCGACCTTAATTAGACCGGGGAATTTTCCCCGCGAGCGCCGCTAAATTCGTCCCCGTGCCCATAAACAGCAATCAGCGCCGCGTCGAGATTAGGTCTACGTAGAGCTCACTCGCTCGCGCGTGCGTTTTCGACGATACAGGGAGCGTCGAGTTTTATCGGAGCTGCGCGCTGTTCCTCGTCGTCCTTCCTCGCCAGTAACATTCGCTTCCCCCGTGTGTCTTTCtagtctttctttctttctccctctctcccccgAGTTCGACGAAAATAAACGGTCTAGGCGACATCCTAATTATCCCGCGTGCGGATTCGTTAACACTTGAACCGGAACGACCCGGCCTGCGCTCCTTCGTTGCGCCTTAATGGCCGACTGGGAACGATAGAGGCGGCCCGCCTCACCCTCCGCGCAATTGGGGACGTATCAATGTCAATCCTCGTTAGCGAATATTAAGACAGGCGACTCATTGATTCGGTCGCCGGCGGTTTCGCGAAAAGACAGACGTCTGGCTGATTATTCTCGTGGTTCCCGACCTAGAGCTGTTTTTCTTCTTTGTAGGTTGCTGATTCAAGTACTTCGCGACGCTCGGCAACCTCTGCGTTTCAGTGTTTGGATGAAGAACTGTATCATCCTTTGCTTCTATGCGAGTGTATATTTAAACGTACCTCGGAAAGTCGAAGTTACTCAGATTCGGACAGTCTAATATTCTATTTGAAGCTTTTCATGCAGTTGGCAATGCTATGGACTCGACGGTAGATGCGCAGATAAGTGAAAACAAAGGTTTACACGTCGGAACGCATTAGTTGTCGAGACTCGTGATTAAGGTCGGAATTGCATAATGTAGTGTATTCTATGCAGCTTGagatattttcttctttgaaatCAAATTAGAAATTAAGATGTTACGTAGGTTAATCGCAGGGAAATGTCAATTTGATAGTGATAGTAGACATTTATTCAAGTAAAGCTTTGCTCAGCTTCAGCCTCGgccataaaattcaaattcaaattctctAGAACTTAGTTTCCGTCCGGTATCGgcaaaattttcaaacattagGTATCAGTCTACTCGAAAATCTGGACTCGTTGAACGTTCGGCAACGATATCCTTAATATCCATCGTTCCGAGTGTCTTCCGTGTCTGCTTCTTAGCGAAGATTAATGACCGGTTTTATCAAAAGCGACGGGCAAGCTGGAAGACTCCTCTGTCGGCCTTTCGGCACGGATCGCGAATGGAAACAGGGTTGACCCGGCGAAAAAGAAACGGGAAGCCAGCAGTGGCGAGCCGGTTACGCAAGAAAAACGGGCTTTCGCGGGTCGCGATAAGCGCTACTTGCGAGCGGCGCGTCTCCTTTTGTCCAGCCGACGACGGCGGAATTACACCCGCGGAGACCGAAGTTTCTCGGCCGTCTTAATGACCGATGCAAATACACGTCATTAGGCCTCGTTGGGCTCGTTTCGCTACTATTTGTCTTTATAGCTCCCCGCCGTCATCGGCGATCTCGGCGTCCCCCTTGCGATTCTTTTTCGGTGCTCGGACAGCTTCCTTTGCTCGGGGGGTCGAGCGAGCACCGGACATCTGGACACTTTGATTTTCAAACGCTCGTCTCGACGAACGGACGCACTGGTCGTTGGAAGTTgtcgaatatttatttgtagaaaacaACACAGTTCGAAAagctaaatgtatatttattaaccctctataagaccgtgtaactttgaagtcacattaATGGACTGGGTTCAattggtttatttaaatttttagtgAAAACTGAGAAATGACGGtaaatgattaatcaacttaaacttttatacacgcaggcgtgaaagtttgtcattgtaacttgaaagttacaaaatatacttgttcgatgaaattattgaaactattgtatacattgttaactcgtattcatacgtggatatttattaatttcgtactgcatagattttgttataatcacgaacaaaaattcggcccatagagggttaaatcatttgattgaattgcactaTTACTCTTACACGTTCTAGTTGCATGTCACTTCATTAGGCATTACTTACAGAAATCTTTCCAAATAatgacttttatatatattttcatattacccCTCCACGTTTTCGCTGTCTCGCAACGTACCATCCTCTACCACACGTTTCACAAAAAATATCCTCAGAAAAATTAGACGTCCACAAATGGTGCACGTCGCACAAAACGCGTAAAACAAGGAAAGTTTGCGAATTAATGCGAAGCTGCGCGTATACGACGAGGAGAAGGTTCCGAGAGAAAAGCCGGAGGGACAGGCGCGAAGACCGATCCCGATCGTCGCGGAGCCACTTTGTCGCCCGATGGCAATTAACGTCAGGCCGCGTGGAAGCGCGACGGACATTAATTCCGCGCGCGACGGAAAAATCGGCGCGGATCGGTTCCGCGAGACCGGCGCGCGTTCAGGCTCCCTCGCAGACCTTCGACGGCCGCCCACCGGCCGACGCTCGCGATCGTAAAACCTAGCAAAATCGTGGCGTGATTCATTATTAATGGCGTtacgaggcgacgcgacgcgacgcgaggcgaggcgaggcgcagCCGCCTGGCCTCCGCATTTATCATCCCCGGTGACGAGCCTCTGGGAAACGTGACGCCCGGACAAAAATCCGAGTGTCCGAGAAACGAGCGGCTTTCGCTCACCTGCTCGGATCGTTTCCCTTGAACTCGAATAGAGCCGTTCTAACGAGCCAGTTCCAGTGTCTCAGCCGGAGAGTACGATTtcgagaaatttattttcagctCTCGCCACGCTTGTTTAGTCTCTTTCGTAAACTCACGACGAATCGAGATCTTAATTGGCTGTATTTCGCGTGGTGTCAAGGGTCCGCGGAAGTTCTCGGCGTCGAGACGGAATTATCGCGAAGCTTCGCGTTTTGGGATATTATGCAATTTCTGGTGCAATTTGGAGTTCCGTCGGTTCCTCTTCGCTTTGATTGTGTTTCCTTGATGTAGTTGTTTAAGATCGCAGAAAGTGTGGAATTTTGAGGAAACGAGATCGATATGATAGATGAATCCGTAGGAAATCGGTTTAGGATCTTTAGTGCGgaagattttaaccctttgcgaactctttgtaatatataaaactttcagtGGATAAATCTAAATTAcatattgcttaaataatagaaagaaaggaagctACACTCTAATCTATTGTtcgattaaatcatttgctcgcaattcaatcttaaaaatatcaaaattccatctcgccgaaatgtcgacattcctctGGAGATTTTCGTTCAAATTATAATTCgcattataatttgaaattcagtACTCTCTTGAGTGTCCCTCGGTCACCTTTCCCCGATAGAAATGCCGAAGATCGTCGCACTTTTATTTCCGTCGTCGCGTTAGGAAATATTTATGCGACGGTACTTTGAGGGAATCAGCGGGCAGATGCCGTATTCTCGATCTATTTTCGTTGGATCGAACGAACGGAGAGCAAAGCCGAGCGAGAGGCACGCCGAACGTCTCAAAGCGGGCAGCCTTCGGGTAGCAGCGCCGTAGTAGATGTTTGACTGGCACGTGGTATCTTTTGATCGGACATGTCCGCGAGTCTCGTGGCGGCTGCACCCAAATCCGTCGGTCTCCGGTGTCGACGACACCGAGCGCGCTTTTAACACCGTTATAAAATCTTTGAAAGACGAAACAACGACAACCGGGGCCGAGGCTCCCTGGCAGCCGGAGCGGGATCGTAAGTGGAACAAGCTCGATTCCGAGAACTACCAAAGCGGACCTGTTCAGACACCTGTGAGAGTGTCTTGGCGAGCACGCGGAACGCCGATTTTTCGGGATTCCTTAGCCGATGCCCGCGGATCTCGGGCGAATAAGCGAACCGACTGTCTTTATACCTTCGATCGAGTGTCGAGGAAACttctttgttaac
This portion of the Nomia melanderi isolate GNS246 chromosome 11, iyNomMela1, whole genome shotgun sequence genome encodes:
- the LOC116432239 gene encoding uncharacterized protein LOC116432239, with the translated sequence MTLFTPSLPGIERLTSKLARPGRKEQTALQVEVETEEEWSQLLNRKGLILADVYSEWCGPCVAMVSTLRKIKMEVGGDSINYAIVKNDNIDDLERFRGRSEPVWMFLQDGKMVNLMFGANCPKLRKLLVQEIKRVQADEEPEMRLDVKIRTPVEEVWWQQEEAIRKSKEARRHAKEEAERREKYEAFLAQMMFELSEETALLFYPWIFRDEEGRYRDKYGSPPYTDLTTSLFKQNFDIQEEQRLHLTEEAIESMLVESGVEITKELVAGLTDGKTLALRLKGRRPHPDWPVPYPYECPKGATRCPTREINDVENYLSDLLNSSKPLLHESALNLNATESYMKRHVYVHEPDPEDQEDFRRTHPAVWIPPQARSKVHVFTTLFGNYMEKMHPYEEPTPPDPYCAFKFSASKFAAVQDACALFPDAVEYFGAFEFDKPPFARRIASSCEDYQQKVRRRTGAEVFVLIVRRINDDVFLSFASIEPYFVTEVDEEAQAMIDEYFPEGAEDVPFVALTELREEPGEDYGEDELEDEDQDEEEEEGTEESAEF